A genomic region of Dunckerocampus dactyliophorus isolate RoL2022-P2 chromosome 10, RoL_Ddac_1.1, whole genome shotgun sequence contains the following coding sequences:
- the hnrnpm gene encoding heterogeneous nuclear ribonucleoprotein M isoform X3, with translation MSNEQSEIASDKALEEQTAPDQQLQQQGEMNGKAKHEGNMSRKERPQKRGGGGRFEPYGNVNKRYRVFVSNIPYDVKWQSLKDLMKEKVGDVTYVEHLMDAEGKSRGCAVVEFRTEELMRKAVEKVNKHNLNGRPLKVKEDPDGVIAQREINKSGGPQGGMGGMDRMNMDRMGPGPNGPMVNIPPSLMNNPNIPMEIIHGLQAGRIGNTVFVANLDYKVGWKKLKEVFGMAGMVVRADILEDKEGKSRGMGTVTFDMPIEAVQAVSMLNGQLLFNRVMHVKLDEKSMPKDFGPPDRGASLPRGLSGVGLGLGPGGQPIDANQLNRGGGGGMGNMGVGGMDGIGFGNMGNRMGGGMDNFGGMNMDRFGSSGMGRMNDMDRGIGGGFDREFGRNEMGMSRNSFGDSFDRGNSMGMDRMNAGMDRMGTNMDRIGGMDRMGMDRMDRPSDMDRMGSGFDRMGSGMDRLGPSMDRLGAGLDRMSSSMDRLGPAGFDRLGPSSLDRMGSGLDFGSPMGMDRMGNTGLDRMSSNFDRMGSSGGLDRFPSAGLDRMSSGMDRMGSGGAGQFDRSADLDRGFGGNSFGGAGAGGPGAGAGNIRKGCQIFVRNLPFDFTWKMLKDTFNTCGMVQYADIKMENGKSKGCGVVRFDNPETAERACRTMNGYRLNGREIDVRIDRNA, from the exons AGAAATGAACGGCAAGGCCAAGCATGAGGGCAACATGAGCAGGAAGGAGAGGCCCCAGAAGAGAGGCGGCGGCGGACGCTTTGAGCCCTATGGAAATGTCAACAAGAGATACCGTGTTTTTGTCAGCAACATCCCTTACGATGTGAAATGGCAATCCCTGAAAGACCTGATGAAGGAGAAAG TGGGTGATGTAACGTACGTGGAACACTTAATGGACGCAGAAGGCAAATCAAGG GGTTGTGC CGTGGTTGAGTTCAGGACCGAGGAACTGATGAGGAAAGCTGTGGAGAAGGTCAACAAGCACAACCTCAATGGGCGTCCCTTGAAAGTGAAGGAG GACCCTGATGGTGTGATAGCTCAGAGAGAAATCAACAAGAGTGGAGGCCCCCAAGGTGGCATGGGAGGAATGGATCGCATGAACATGGATAGAATGGGCCCTGGACCAAATGGCCCCATGGTGAACATCCCTCCCAGCCTGATGAACAACCCCAACATTCCCATGGAGATCATCCATGGCCTGCAAGCGGGACGGATTGGCAACACTGTCTTTGTTGCAAAT CTTGACTACAAAGTAGGCTGGAAGAAGCTGAAGGAGGTGTTTGGCATGGCTGGCATGGTGGTGAGGGCAGACATTCTTGAGGACAAGGAAGGCAAGAGCAGAGGCATGGGCACAGTAACCTTTGACATGCCCATTGAAGCCGTCCAAGCTGTCT CCATGTTGAACGGGCAGCTGCTGTTCAACCGTGTCATGCATGTGAAGCTG gATGAAAAGTCAATGCCCAAAGATTTTGGTCCACCTGACAGAGGTGCTTCTCTTCCTC GTGGCCTAAGTGGtgtgggtttgggtttggggcCTGGTGGCCAGCCCATCGATGCTAACCAACTCAACAGAGGCGGTGGCGGTGGGATGGGCAACATGGGCGTTGGAG GAATGGATGGAATAGGCTTTGGCAACATGGGAAATCGTATGGGGGGAG GTATGGACAACTTTGGAGGAATGAACATGGATCGTTTTGGCTCTTCGGGGATGGGCAGAATGAATG ATATGGACCGAGGCATTGGTGGTGGGTTTGACAGGGAGTTTGGTCGAAATGAAATGGGCATGTCTCGCAATAGTTTTGGAGATTCTTTTGATAGAG GAAATTCCATGGGCATGGACCGCATGAACGCTGGAATGGACCGTATGGGAACAAACATGGATCGCATCGGGGGCATGGATAGGATGGGCATGGACAGAATGGACCGTCCATCCGACATGGACAGGATGGGCTCTGGCTTTGACCGAATGGGCTCAGGGATGGACCGGCTTGGGCCTAGCATGGACAGGCTCGGCGCCGGTCTCGACCGCATGAGCTCCAGTATGGATCGCCTCGGCCCAGCCGGTTTCGACCGCTTGGGCCCATCTAGTTTGGATCGCATGGGTAGTGGTCTGGACTTTGGCTCTCCAATGGGCATGGATCGCATGGGCAACACTGGGCTTGACAGAATGTCCAGCAACTTCGATCGCATGGGATCATCTGGAGGTCTCGACCGCTTTCCGTCGGCTGGCCTCGATCGTATGAGCTCTGGGATGGACAGGATGGGATCCGGTGGTGCGGGTCAGTTTGATCGTTCCGCTGACTTGGATCGTGGATTTGGTGGAAATTCCTTTGGAGGCGCTGGAGCGGGAGGCCCTGGAGCAGGAGCAGGAAATATCAGAAAGGGATGCCAGATTTTTGTCCGTAAT CTGCCATTTGACTTCACCTGGAAGATGCTGAAGGATACGTTCAATACATGTG gcaTGGTGCAGTATGCCGATATCAAGATGGAGAATGGCAAGTCCAAGGGCTGCGGTGTGGTTCGCTTTGACAACCCTGAGACTGCCGAGCGTGCCTGCCGTACCATGAATGGCTATCGCCTGAACGGAAGAGAAATCGATGTTAGGATTGATAGGAATGCATAA
- the hnrnpm gene encoding heterogeneous nuclear ribonucleoprotein M isoform X1, producing the protein MTSVRGVFTGCTCSASVVEFRTEELMRKAVEKVNKHNLNGRPLKVKEDPDGVIAQREINKSGGPQGGMGGMDRMNMDRMGPGPNGPMVNIPPSLMNNPNIPMEIIHGLQAGRIGNTVFVANLDYKVGWKKLKEVFGMAGMVVRADILEDKEGKSRGMGTVTFDMPIEAVQAVSMLNGQLLFNRVMHVKLDEKSMPKDFGPPDRGASLPRGLSGVGLGLGPGGQPIDANQLNRGGGGGMGNMGVGGMDGIGFGNMGNRMGGGMDNFGGMNMDRFGSSGMGRMNDMDRGIGGGFDREFGRNEMGMSRNSFGDSFDRGNSMGMDRMNAGMDRMGTNMDRIGGMDRMGMDRMDRPSDMDRMGSGFDRMGSGMDRLGPSMDRLGAGLDRMSSSMDRLGPAGFDRLGPSSLDRMGSGLDFGSPMGMDRMGNTGLDRMSSNFDRMGSSGGLDRFPSAGLDRMSSGMDRMGSGGAGQFDRSADLDRGFGGNSFGGAGAGGPGAGAGNIRKGCQIFVRNLPFDFTWKMLKDTFNTCGMVQYADIKMENGKSKGCGVVRFDNPETAERACRTMNGYRLNGREIDVRIDRNA; encoded by the exons ATGACCTCAGTCAGGGGTGTATTTACTGGTTGTACTTGCTCTGCCAGCGTGGTTGAGTTCAGGACCGAGGAACTGATGAGGAAAGCTGTGGAGAAGGTCAACAAGCACAACCTCAATGGGCGTCCCTTGAAAGTGAAGGAG GACCCTGATGGTGTGATAGCTCAGAGAGAAATCAACAAGAGTGGAGGCCCCCAAGGTGGCATGGGAGGAATGGATCGCATGAACATGGATAGAATGGGCCCTGGACCAAATGGCCCCATGGTGAACATCCCTCCCAGCCTGATGAACAACCCCAACATTCCCATGGAGATCATCCATGGCCTGCAAGCGGGACGGATTGGCAACACTGTCTTTGTTGCAAAT CTTGACTACAAAGTAGGCTGGAAGAAGCTGAAGGAGGTGTTTGGCATGGCTGGCATGGTGGTGAGGGCAGACATTCTTGAGGACAAGGAAGGCAAGAGCAGAGGCATGGGCACAGTAACCTTTGACATGCCCATTGAAGCCGTCCAAGCTGTCT CCATGTTGAACGGGCAGCTGCTGTTCAACCGTGTCATGCATGTGAAGCTG gATGAAAAGTCAATGCCCAAAGATTTTGGTCCACCTGACAGAGGTGCTTCTCTTCCTC GTGGCCTAAGTGGtgtgggtttgggtttggggcCTGGTGGCCAGCCCATCGATGCTAACCAACTCAACAGAGGCGGTGGCGGTGGGATGGGCAACATGGGCGTTGGAG GAATGGATGGAATAGGCTTTGGCAACATGGGAAATCGTATGGGGGGAG GTATGGACAACTTTGGAGGAATGAACATGGATCGTTTTGGCTCTTCGGGGATGGGCAGAATGAATG ATATGGACCGAGGCATTGGTGGTGGGTTTGACAGGGAGTTTGGTCGAAATGAAATGGGCATGTCTCGCAATAGTTTTGGAGATTCTTTTGATAGAG GAAATTCCATGGGCATGGACCGCATGAACGCTGGAATGGACCGTATGGGAACAAACATGGATCGCATCGGGGGCATGGATAGGATGGGCATGGACAGAATGGACCGTCCATCCGACATGGACAGGATGGGCTCTGGCTTTGACCGAATGGGCTCAGGGATGGACCGGCTTGGGCCTAGCATGGACAGGCTCGGCGCCGGTCTCGACCGCATGAGCTCCAGTATGGATCGCCTCGGCCCAGCCGGTTTCGACCGCTTGGGCCCATCTAGTTTGGATCGCATGGGTAGTGGTCTGGACTTTGGCTCTCCAATGGGCATGGATCGCATGGGCAACACTGGGCTTGACAGAATGTCCAGCAACTTCGATCGCATGGGATCATCTGGAGGTCTCGACCGCTTTCCGTCGGCTGGCCTCGATCGTATGAGCTCTGGGATGGACAGGATGGGATCCGGTGGTGCGGGTCAGTTTGATCGTTCCGCTGACTTGGATCGTGGATTTGGTGGAAATTCCTTTGGAGGCGCTGGAGCGGGAGGCCCTGGAGCAGGAGCAGGAAATATCAGAAAGGGATGCCAGATTTTTGTCCGTAAT CTGCCATTTGACTTCACCTGGAAGATGCTGAAGGATACGTTCAATACATGTG gcaTGGTGCAGTATGCCGATATCAAGATGGAGAATGGCAAGTCCAAGGGCTGCGGTGTGGTTCGCTTTGACAACCCTGAGACTGCCGAGCGTGCCTGCCGTACCATGAATGGCTATCGCCTGAACGGAAGAGAAATCGATGTTAGGATTGATAGGAATGCATAA
- the hnrnpm gene encoding heterogeneous nuclear ribonucleoprotein M isoform X2: protein MTSVRGVFTGCTCSASVVEFRTEELMRKAVEKVNKHNLNGRPLKVKEDPDGVIAQREINKSGGPQGGMGGMDRMNMDRMGPGPNGPMVNIPPSLMNNPNIPMEIIHGLQAGRIGNTVFVANLDYKVGWKKLKEVFGMAGMVVRADILEDKEGKSRGMGTVTFDMPIEAVQAVSMLNGQLLFNRVMHVKLDEKSMPKDFGPPDRGASLPRGLSGVGLGLGPGGQPIDANQLNRGGGGGMGNMGVGGMDGIGFGNMGNRMGGGMDNFGGMNMDRFGSSGMGRMNGNSMGMDRMNAGMDRMGTNMDRIGGMDRMGMDRMDRPSDMDRMGSGFDRMGSGMDRLGPSMDRLGAGLDRMSSSMDRLGPAGFDRLGPSSLDRMGSGLDFGSPMGMDRMGNTGLDRMSSNFDRMGSSGGLDRFPSAGLDRMSSGMDRMGSGGAGQFDRSADLDRGFGGNSFGGAGAGGPGAGAGNIRKGCQIFVRNLPFDFTWKMLKDTFNTCGMVQYADIKMENGKSKGCGVVRFDNPETAERACRTMNGYRLNGREIDVRIDRNA, encoded by the exons ATGACCTCAGTCAGGGGTGTATTTACTGGTTGTACTTGCTCTGCCAGCGTGGTTGAGTTCAGGACCGAGGAACTGATGAGGAAAGCTGTGGAGAAGGTCAACAAGCACAACCTCAATGGGCGTCCCTTGAAAGTGAAGGAG GACCCTGATGGTGTGATAGCTCAGAGAGAAATCAACAAGAGTGGAGGCCCCCAAGGTGGCATGGGAGGAATGGATCGCATGAACATGGATAGAATGGGCCCTGGACCAAATGGCCCCATGGTGAACATCCCTCCCAGCCTGATGAACAACCCCAACATTCCCATGGAGATCATCCATGGCCTGCAAGCGGGACGGATTGGCAACACTGTCTTTGTTGCAAAT CTTGACTACAAAGTAGGCTGGAAGAAGCTGAAGGAGGTGTTTGGCATGGCTGGCATGGTGGTGAGGGCAGACATTCTTGAGGACAAGGAAGGCAAGAGCAGAGGCATGGGCACAGTAACCTTTGACATGCCCATTGAAGCCGTCCAAGCTGTCT CCATGTTGAACGGGCAGCTGCTGTTCAACCGTGTCATGCATGTGAAGCTG gATGAAAAGTCAATGCCCAAAGATTTTGGTCCACCTGACAGAGGTGCTTCTCTTCCTC GTGGCCTAAGTGGtgtgggtttgggtttggggcCTGGTGGCCAGCCCATCGATGCTAACCAACTCAACAGAGGCGGTGGCGGTGGGATGGGCAACATGGGCGTTGGAG GAATGGATGGAATAGGCTTTGGCAACATGGGAAATCGTATGGGGGGAG GTATGGACAACTTTGGAGGAATGAACATGGATCGTTTTGGCTCTTCGGGGATGGGCAGAATGAATG GAAATTCCATGGGCATGGACCGCATGAACGCTGGAATGGACCGTATGGGAACAAACATGGATCGCATCGGGGGCATGGATAGGATGGGCATGGACAGAATGGACCGTCCATCCGACATGGACAGGATGGGCTCTGGCTTTGACCGAATGGGCTCAGGGATGGACCGGCTTGGGCCTAGCATGGACAGGCTCGGCGCCGGTCTCGACCGCATGAGCTCCAGTATGGATCGCCTCGGCCCAGCCGGTTTCGACCGCTTGGGCCCATCTAGTTTGGATCGCATGGGTAGTGGTCTGGACTTTGGCTCTCCAATGGGCATGGATCGCATGGGCAACACTGGGCTTGACAGAATGTCCAGCAACTTCGATCGCATGGGATCATCTGGAGGTCTCGACCGCTTTCCGTCGGCTGGCCTCGATCGTATGAGCTCTGGGATGGACAGGATGGGATCCGGTGGTGCGGGTCAGTTTGATCGTTCCGCTGACTTGGATCGTGGATTTGGTGGAAATTCCTTTGGAGGCGCTGGAGCGGGAGGCCCTGGAGCAGGAGCAGGAAATATCAGAAAGGGATGCCAGATTTTTGTCCGTAAT CTGCCATTTGACTTCACCTGGAAGATGCTGAAGGATACGTTCAATACATGTG gcaTGGTGCAGTATGCCGATATCAAGATGGAGAATGGCAAGTCCAAGGGCTGCGGTGTGGTTCGCTTTGACAACCCTGAGACTGCCGAGCGTGCCTGCCGTACCATGAATGGCTATCGCCTGAACGGAAGAGAAATCGATGTTAGGATTGATAGGAATGCATAA